One window from the genome of Cyclobacterium amurskyense encodes:
- a CDS encoding NHL repeat-containing protein has product MKENLNPRREFLKKSGLTVLAGAVVPNIIVNKTYAMEKDNLLGHGSHRYKVIEGWGNLDPVKNPVNDCHEMVEDAKGRLILLTNETKNNVIIYDKSGKLLETWGSTYPGAHGLTISDEGGEEFLYISDNTRSQVIKTDLKGREIMVIDYPRETGNYAYPKQFVPTETAINPANGDIYIVDGYGLNYVTQYNAKGELIRQFGGKGETNETFNCCHGILVDTRDKSNPTLLITDRGNMQYKRFTLDGKYIKTIPTPGSFVCRPVLRGDNVYAAVYRSTTQAYPNSGYITILDKNDQVVSTPGGTAPEYVNGELQEQRKDMSFQGFMHPHDVCVDRDENIYVPQWASQKTYPVKLERV; this is encoded by the coding sequence ATGAAAGAAAACTTAAACCCAAGAAGGGAATTCCTTAAAAAGTCAGGTCTGACCGTACTCGCCGGTGCAGTTGTTCCCAATATAATTGTAAATAAAACTTACGCAATGGAAAAAGACAATTTACTAGGCCATGGTTCTCACCGTTATAAGGTCATAGAAGGCTGGGGCAATTTGGACCCAGTGAAAAATCCTGTAAATGATTGTCATGAAATGGTGGAAGATGCAAAAGGAAGATTGATCCTTTTGACGAATGAGACCAAGAACAATGTCATCATTTATGATAAATCCGGAAAGTTGCTGGAGACCTGGGGGTCTACCTATCCTGGCGCACATGGGCTTACTATCAGTGATGAAGGTGGGGAGGAGTTTTTATATATCTCAGACAATACCCGTAGTCAGGTGATCAAAACTGACCTTAAAGGTAGAGAGATTATGGTTATAGATTACCCAAGAGAAACGGGTAATTATGCCTATCCCAAGCAATTTGTCCCCACTGAGACGGCCATCAACCCTGCCAACGGCGATATTTACATTGTAGATGGATACGGTTTAAACTACGTGACCCAATACAATGCCAAAGGGGAATTGATTCGTCAGTTTGGTGGCAAAGGAGAAACCAATGAAACCTTTAACTGCTGCCACGGAATATTGGTGGACACAAGAGACAAAAGCAACCCTACTTTATTAATTACAGATAGGGGCAATATGCAATACAAGCGTTTTACCTTGGATGGAAAATACATTAAAACAATTCCTACACCAGGTTCATTTGTTTGTCGTCCTGTATTGAGAGGAGACAATGTCTATGCTGCTGTCTACAGAAGTACCACGCAAGCCTATCCAAATTCCGGTTATATCACCATTTTGGACAAAAATGACCAGGTAGTCTCCACTCCAGGAGGTACTGCTCCGGAATATGTAAATGGAGAACTTCAGGAACAACGCAAAGACATGAGCTTCCAGGGATTTATGCATCCCCATGATGTCTGTGTAGACAGAGATGAGAACATTTACGTTCCACAATGGGCCTCACAAAAAACCTATCCAGTTAAGCTGGAAAGGGTTTAA